Proteins from one Gimesia maris genomic window:
- a CDS encoding beta-ketoacyl-[acyl-carrier-protein] synthase family protein — protein MQASMDDQSRIVITGIGLTAPNGNNLDEFRQSLLAGRSGVVDYNIRYMGDVLAGVCNFDELRYQKRKEVRRGTRAGSIAVYCANEAVNQSGLDWENVARDRVGVYLGITEHGNVETENEVYEISQFDYDTKVWSHHHNPRTVANNPAGEVTLNLGITGPHLTLGAACAAGNAGFIQGVQMLRLNEVDMALCGGVSESIHTFGIFASFQSQGALAVNEDPTKACRPFDVQRNGIVVAEGGAVCTLERLPDALARGATIYGEIIGYAMNSDASDFVLPNSTRQAECIHLALKRAGLKPEDIDIVSSHATATHQGDIEEAKALASVFGDCPNLAINNTKSFIGHAMGAAGALEMLGNLPAFEDGIAHATLNLDELDPECKLPQLVQNTPRQMERVECILNNSFGMLGINSVLIVKKYSA, from the coding sequence ACCGCTCCGAATGGCAACAATCTGGATGAATTTCGGCAAAGTCTACTGGCTGGCCGTTCGGGAGTTGTGGACTACAACATCCGCTATATGGGAGATGTCCTTGCCGGCGTCTGTAATTTTGACGAATTACGCTACCAGAAACGAAAAGAAGTCCGTCGCGGAACACGTGCCGGCTCTATTGCTGTCTACTGTGCGAATGAAGCAGTCAATCAATCTGGTCTGGACTGGGAAAACGTGGCCCGTGATCGTGTCGGCGTTTATCTGGGGATTACCGAGCATGGGAATGTCGAGACGGAAAACGAAGTCTACGAGATTTCGCAGTTTGATTATGATACCAAAGTCTGGTCGCATCATCATAACCCGCGGACTGTCGCAAATAATCCAGCCGGCGAAGTGACTCTCAATCTGGGGATTACCGGTCCTCATCTGACGCTGGGGGCTGCCTGTGCTGCTGGAAATGCCGGATTCATTCAAGGCGTGCAGATGCTGCGGCTGAATGAAGTCGATATGGCCTTATGCGGTGGCGTTTCCGAGAGTATTCACACGTTTGGGATTTTCGCCAGCTTCCAGAGCCAGGGAGCTTTAGCAGTGAATGAAGATCCCACGAAAGCCTGTCGACCCTTCGATGTGCAGCGGAACGGGATCGTGGTTGCCGAGGGGGGCGCTGTCTGTACTTTAGAGCGTCTGCCTGATGCATTGGCCCGCGGCGCGACGATTTACGGTGAAATTATCGGTTATGCGATGAATTCCGATGCCAGTGATTTCGTGCTTCCCAATTCAACCCGGCAGGCGGAGTGCATTCATCTGGCACTCAAACGGGCTGGTTTAAAGCCTGAAGATATTGATATTGTCAGCAGCCACGCCACGGCAACGCACCAGGGGGATATAGAAGAAGCGAAAGCGCTTGCCAGCGTGTTTGGCGATTGCCCCAACCTGGCGATCAACAATACCAAGAGTTTTATTGGACATGCGATGGGAGCCGCCGGCGCGCTGGAAATGCTGGGGAATCTGCCCGCATTCGAAGACGGTATCGCTCACGCCACACTGAATCTCGATGAACTCGATCCAGAATGCAAATTGCCTCAACTGGTTCAGAATACACCTCGTCAGATGGAACGAGTAGAATGTATTCTGAATAACTCGTTTGGAATGCTGGGAATCAATTCCGTTCTGATTGTCAAAAAATATTCTGCCTGA
- a CDS encoding acyl carrier protein — protein MAPEQIRSVILDILSRIAPDEDLSDLDDSVPFREQMELDSMDFLDIVMELRKLYRVQIPEEDYGELVTMDSTVTYLTPLLKDAESTV, from the coding sequence ATGGCGCCGGAACAAATCAGATCGGTAATCTTGGATATCTTGTCTCGTATTGCTCCCGATGAAGATCTTTCGGATCTGGACGACAGTGTTCCTTTCCGGGAGCAGATGGAACTGGACAGCATGGATTTTCTGGATATTGTCATGGAGTTACGCAAACTCTATCGTGTACAGATTCCCGAAGAAGACTACGGTGAACTGGTAACTATGGACAGCACTGTAACCTACCTGACACCACTCCTGAAGGATGCGGAAAGCACCGTCTGA